The following are encoded together in the Lactuca sativa cultivar Salinas chromosome 1, Lsat_Salinas_v11, whole genome shotgun sequence genome:
- the LOC111902732 gene encoding isoleucine--tRNA ligase, chloroplastic/mitochondrial-like gives MQLLQNCKVHYIPGWDCHGLPIELKVLQSLDQDARNGLTPIKLRAKSAKFAKATVKAQMASFKRFGVWADWDHPYLTLDPEYEAAQIEVFGQMVFKRYIYRRRKLVHWSPSSRTALAEAELEYPEVHVSKSMNAIFKLLTTPTKDGLLDEFPKLSLAIWTTTPWTIPANAAVAVNSKLQYAIVEVQSPSPDVTSSSEDGKKRIGSVLKGSKIPFFIVALDLLSTLESKWNVKLAVKKTVFGSDLENCRYAHPINGEECPVVIGGDYITTESGTGLVHTAPGHGQDDYITGLKYNLPIISPVDDEGKFTEEAGIFKGLDVLGDGNAAVIDHLDQLSSIIMVEPYKHKYPYDWRTKKPTIFRATAQWFASVEGFREAAMDAISQVVWTPSQVLKWFQFFLTFYIFSPKSNTFSKLVLISRFHISFSP, from the exons ATGCAA ctTCTTCAAAACTGTAAAGTGCATTACATTCCTGGATGGGATTGCCATGGTCTACCCATTGAGTTGAAAG TATTGCAGTCATTGGATCAAGATGCCAGAAACGGATTGACACCAATAAAATTAAGAGCAAAATCAGCTAAATTTGCTAAAGCAACAGTCAAGGCACAAATGGCATCATTCAAG AGATTTGGAGTATGGGCAGATTGGGATCATCCTTATCTCACTCTTGATCCAGAATATGAAGCTGCTCAG ATTGAAGTGTTTGggcaaatggttttcaaaaggtacATATACAGACGGAGAAAGCTAGTGCACTGGAGTCCTTCATCACGCACTGCTCTTGCAGAGGCTGAATTAGAG TATCCTGAAGTCCATGTTTCAAAGAGCATGAATGCAATTTTCAAATTACTAACTACTCCAACTAAAGATGGATTACTTGATGAATTTCCCAAATTGTCCCTTGCAATTTGGACCACAACTCCTTGGACTATTCCTGCAAATGCTG CTGTTGCAGTGAATTCCAAGCTCCAATATGCCATTGTTGAAGTGCAATCACCTTCACCTGATGTTACTTCATCTTCTGAAGATGGAAAGAAGAGAATTGGTAGTGTTTTGAAAGGCTCTAAGATACCATTTTTCATTGTTGCACTTGACCTTTTGTCAACACTGGAATCCAAATGGAATGTGAAACTTGCTGTTAAGAAAACAGTTTTCGGTTCAGATCTTGAAAATTGCAG ATATGCACATCCAATAAATGGGGAAGAATGTCCAGTTGTGATTGGAGGAGATTACATCACAACAGAATCAGGAACAGGACTTGTCCATACTGCCCCTGGACATGGACAAGATGATTATATAACAGGATTAAAATACAATTTGCCAATAATATCCCCAGTAGACGATGAAGGAAAATTCACTGAAGAAGCTGGAATCTTTAAAGGGCTTGATGTGTTAGGAGATGGGAATGCTGCTGTAATTGATCACTTGGATCAACTTTCATCAATTATCATGGTGGAACCTTACA AGCATAAGTATCCTTATGATTGGAGGACAAAAAAGCCTACGATTTTTAGGGCAACTGCACAATGGTTTGCATCTGTTGAAGGATTCAGAGAGGCTGCTATGGATGCCATTAGTCAAGTAGTATGGACTCCATCTCAGGTACTAAAATGGTTCCAGTTCTTTCTGAcgttttacatttttagtccaaaATCCAACACTTTTTCAAAATTAGTCCTTATTTCAAGGTTTCATATCAGTTTTAGTCCCTAG